The DNA window GTTCGACACCGCCCAAAACGATGATTCGTTCTACCTGCCACCGGAAGCCTTCAAGAACAAAGACTTCCAGCGAATCATGAAGATCTTCCTGTCACCGGACGGGAAGACCGTCCGCATGCTCATCTTGCAAAAAGGCGACCCCGCGTCGCCCGAGGGCATTTCCCGCGTCGATCCGATCAAAAGCGCGGCCGAGGAAGCGCTCAAGGGAACTCCACTGGAAGCCTCGAAAATCTATCTCTCCGGCACCGCAGCGGGTGTGCGCGACGTGGTCCAGGGGTCCACATACGACCTCATGATCGCCGGTGTGGCCGCGCTCTGCCTCATCTTCATCGTCATGCTGATCATGACGCGAAGCTTTGTTGCCGCCCTGGTGATCGTCGGTACCGTATTGCTGTCGCTGGGCGCATCCTTCGGCCTCTCCGTGTTCGCCTGGCAGGATCTGCTCGGCATCCAAATACACTGGTCAGTGCTCGTGATGGCGGTGATCGTCCTCTTGGCGGTGGGGTCCGACTACAATCTGCTGCTCGTCGCCCGGATCAAAGAGGAAATAGGCGCCGGCATCAACACCGGCATCATCCGCGCCATGGGCGGCACCGGCAAAGTGGTGACGAACGCGGGACTGGTGTTCGCGTTCACCATGGCGTCCATGCTGGTCAGCGACCTGCGTGTCATCGGTCAGGTGGGCACCACGATCGGTCTGGGCTTGCTGTTCGACACGCTGGTCGTGCGCGCGTTCATGACGCCGTCCATCGCCGCGCTGCTCGGGCGCTGGTTCTGGTGGCCGCAGCAAGTGCGCCCCCGCCCCGCCAGCACCCTACTTCGGCCCACCGGGCCCCGCCCGTTGGTACGTGCCTTGTTGCTGAGATGACGGCAGTCAATGGCGGATTTTGAGTTCAGGACCGTACCGGCAACCGTGGAGAGCACCGTGGCACAACGCTATAGCGAAAGCAGTGGCTGCCGCTTCGAGGTGCACGGCGCGGGCGCCCGTACCGTCTTCTGCCCGGGGCAGCCCAAATGAGCCCCGAGCAACCTCGCCGGCCCTTCGTGGCGCGGACGATACGCACGCTTTCACCTTTCATCGTTCTGGCCTGGGTGGCGCTCACGCTCACCGTGACCTTTGCGGTTCCACCGTTGGAGCGGGTCGGCGAAGAGCACTCCGTACCGCTGGCCCCCCAAGACGCGCCATCGGTGCGGGCGATGATGGAGATGGGCAAGGCCTTCAAGGAATCCGATTCGGACAGCTTCGCCATGATCCTCCTGGAGGGCAAGCAACCACTCGGGGACGACGCCCACACGTATTACCGCGAACTGGTCCGCGAATTGCGGAACGACCCGCGGCATGTCGAACACGTGCAGGACATGTGGGGAGACCGACTCACGGCGGCGGGTGTGCAAAGCCCCGATGGCAAGGCTGCCTATGTGCAACTGAATCTGGCGGGCAACCAGGGCACCACCCTGGCACAGGAATCCGTGGCGTCGGTCCGGAAGATCATGAAGCAGACGCCGCCTCCCGACGGCGTCGAAGTGCATCTCACCGGCCCGGCGGCGCTCATTCCGGACATGCAGCGCAGCGGCGACGCATCGCTTCTGCAGATGGCCCTGATCGGCGCCGTGATCATCTTCGTCGTGCTGTTGATCGTCTACCGCTCGGTCACCACCGCGGTCCTGGTGTCGATCGGGGTCGGGATCGAAGTGGGCTCGGCCCGAGGAATCATCGCGTTTCTCGCCGACCACAACGTCGTCGTGCTCTCGACGTTCGCCATCAACCTCCTGGTGACGCTCTCGATGGCGGCCGGAACCGACTACGGGATCTTCTTCGTCGGCCGTTATCAGGAGGCCCGCCAGGCCGGCGAAGACACCGAATCGGCCTACTACACCACCTACCGCGGGGTTACTCCCGTCGTCTTGGGTTCCGGATTGACGATCGCCGGGGCGATGTTGTGCCTGAGTTTCACCCGGATGCCCATCTTCCAGACCATCGGCGTGCCCTGCGCCGTGGGCATGCTCGTCGCCGTCGCGATCGCGATCACGCTGGTTCCGGCCATCCTGGCCATCGGAAGTCGCTTCGGGCTGTGCGACCCCAAGCGCCAGATCGCACAACGCCGGTGGCGGGGGGTCGGCACGGCGATCGTCCGCTGGCCCGCGCCCATTCTCGCCGCGACGCTGGCGGTCGCGCTGATCGGGCTGGTGACCCTACCGGGCTACAAGACGAGCTACGACGACCGAGCCTATCTACCCCAGGACCTGCCAGCTAACCTGGGATTTGCGGCCGCCAATCGGCATTTCTCCCAATCACGAATGATGCCCGATATCTTGATGATCCGGACGGATCACGATATGCGCAACCCGGCCGATTTCCTCGTGCTGCACAAAGTCGCCAAGGCGATCTTCCGGGTTCCCGGGATTTCCCGCGTCCAGGGCATAACCCGGCCCGAGGGGACACCGATCGAGCACACGTCGATCCCGTTTCTGATCAACATGCAAAACGCGGTCATGCAACAGAACGTGACGTTCATCAGACGAAGCATGGACGACCTCCTCAAGCAGGCCGATCTGATGACCAGACAAATTGCGTTGATGAAGCGCCTCTACTCGTTGCAGGAACGGCTCACTGCGCTCGCTCACCACACCATCGTTCTGACTAAAGAAGTGGTTGAGATCGTCGATGAGACGGAGATCCATTTCTCCGATTTCGAGGACTTCTTCAGGCCGATTCGAAGTTACTTCTACTGGGAAAAGCACTGCTACGATATTCCCATTTGTTATTCGCTGAGAAGCATATTCGATTCGCTCGACGGTCTCGACGAGCTCGCCGACAAAACTCACCAGATCCTGAAGGACTCGGAGAAGATCGACGAGCTGCTGCCGCAGATCCTCGCGCAGATCCCGCCGATGATCGCGATCCTGGAGGCCACGCGTACCGTCCTGCTGACGAACCACAGCACCACGTCCGGCTTCTTGGGCGAGATGGACGACGCGAGCCAGAACACCACCGCGATGGGACAGGCGTTCGACGACGCCCACAACGATGATTCCTTCTATCTGCCTCCGGATGTCTTCCAGAACGAGGACTTCAAGCGCGCGATGACTTCCTTCGTCTCCCCGGACGGAAAGGCCGCGCGATTCATCATTTTGCATCGCGGCGATCCCGCGACGCCGGAAGGTATTGCGCGGATCGACCGGATCAGGTCGGCCGCCGAGGAAGCGCTCAAGACAACACCTTTGGAGGGTGCCAAGATCTCTCTCGCCGGCACCGCCGCGACCTACAAAGATTTCCGCGATGGCGCCAGATACGACCTGTGGATCGCGCTCGTCGGTGCGCTCTGCCTAATTTTCGTCATCATGCTCGCCCTCACGCGAAGTTTCGTGGCCGCCCTGGTCATCGTCGGGACGGTATTGCTTTCGTTGGGTGCATCTTTCGGGTTGTCGGTGCTCGCCTGGCAGTACATGCTCGGCATCAAATTGCACTGGATGGTGCTGCCGATGTCGGTGATCGTCCTGTTGGCCGTCGGATCGGACTACAACCTGCTTCTGGTATCGCGGATGAAAGAGGAAATCGCGGCCGGCATCCACACCGGCATCATCCGCGCCATGGGCGGAACCGGGAAAGTGGTGACGAACGCGGGCCTGGTGTTCGCCTTCACCATGGCCTCGATGGTGTTCAGCGATTTGCGCATCATCGGCCAGGTCGGCACCACCATCGGCCTGGGCTTGATGTTCGACACCTTGGTCGTGCGCTCGTTCATGACACCGTCCATCGCCGCGTTGCTCGGACGCTGGTTCTGGTGGCCGCAGACGGTGCGCCCGCGCCCGGCCAGTTTCATGCTTCGCTCCACGGGACCGCGTCCGCTGGTGCGGTCCCTGCTGCTCAAGGAGGACTTGCCCGCGAACGGCGAAGCGGCCACCGTCGAATTCCCGCGGCTGTCCGTCTAGGTCGAAATTCGTGCGTCAGCGGGTCTCGCGCCGTTGGCGATCCGGCGGCACAAATAGGCCGGGCCCGGTAGAGCACACCGCAGACAGGGCAACCCGAGAATCTTCGCTATCAACGCGTTCGAAACTATCAAGCACCGGGGATCGGAATCGACACACCCAGGTACTGCAGCAGCAATTGAATCGCACCGATCCCCAGGGCCAGGGACAAGTACGACAAGACCAATGCCTCGTACGGCACCAGGACGATCAGCTCGATTACACCCAAAATCTTTTGCACGACAGCGGTTAACGTGTTGTAGGCGCTTGTCATCTGATTGGAAATCGACGCGACGATGCCGTTGATGATATCGACATATGAGCCGCTACTCGGCACCAGCGAAGCAGCGCCGGCCGCCTCGGCCGCCGCATAAGAGCCCGCACCCGAAGTCAAATGCTGCACGAACTGAGCGTGAAATGCCGCCGCCTGCCCCGCCAGGTAGTGAAATTCCTGGCCCACTCCGGAGAAAAGCTGCGCTACGGCCGCCGATACCTCATCGGCGGCCGCGGGTGCCACCCCGACGGTCGAGGCCGCAGCCGCCATATGGGCCGCGTTGACCGACGAACCAATGGCAGCCACGTCCTTAGCCGCCGCCGCGATCAAATCCGGCGAAGCCATCACATATGACATATCAGTCCTTCCACCGGTCATCACCGACCCAGCGGCAAAGTGAAAGCATGACACCGGTCCGTCACGCCCACGAAAGACCTTAGCCCTTGTAGCAGGATTATGTGGGTGCTTTCGAAAAGATACCGAGGGCCTACAAATCGGCGGCACAGTGCACCGACGGCAATCCCACCGGTTCCGGGCGCCCGCTGTGGGCAGCCCAGAATAACCACCTGTACAACCAGCACCATAGGCACCATAAGCACCAGATTGGGCTCGGATTGATTGTCCGCAGACGGGTCCCGGGGAATGGTCGCACCGAGGGTTGCGAATCGACGTGCACACGCAACTGTCGTAAGACCGGCCACTTTCGGCCATGCCACCCAATGAGATGTTGCGGGTAATGGCTTCGGTGTTTACCGGGCGCGGCTACTTTTCAGTGTCACGATGCGCTCCGCCGGAATCTCAGCCGGCGTTGCGCAACACCGGCTGCGACATAGAGTGCGCGTCGACAACCGGCTTGCACTCAGCAAACAAATCGATAGCGGCAGCAATGGTTCGGTCGACGATGGAAGCGAATTCCTCGGAGGTGATGCCGTCACGGATCCACTCGGACCTGCGGGCCGAGACACCGACGCGCTGCGGGTCGGGGGAACCTTGCAGGATCGCGGTGACTCCGCGGTTTTGCCGGTTCCAGGTATCCGCCAGGCGCGTCAGCCGGGGACGGTCCGCGATCGGAAAAGCCCGCGCGGGAGTGATGCTGATGTTCAGCACGTCACCGAACGACGCGGAGACCTCGAGGCGGACATGCAGGCGGCCGGAACCCGTGTTGGCGGCACAGAAGTATTCGCCATCGTGGTCGCCCCGGAGGAAACGCAGCCCGCAGGTGTTCAGGTAGCGTTCGATGAGGTTGGCGCAGAGCAACTCGCTGGTCATGAGATAGATACTGGGCGCCCCTGCTTTGCGGACCCTTTGAGCCGAGCTAGCCAAAGCCCAAGAAGTTGTTGAGATTTCCCTGAGAGAGCGAGCCGGCGACGGCCCCACCCAGTACAACGCGCCTGGATCCGTCACGCGGCACGGCAGCGGGCCGTCACGGTTGAGACGGCCGGCGCTCAGGCGTTGACGACGAGCCGCGCGACCTCGACCATCGCGGACGTGATCCGCCCGATCTCGTCGGGCGTACAGATATACGGCGGCATGGCGTAGATCAGGTTGCGGAACGGGCGCAGCCACACGCCGCGGTCCATCGCCGCCGGGGTGGCGACGGCCAGGTCGACGGGCCGGTCGCATTCGATGACGCCGATCGCGCCGCACACGCGCACGTCGGCGACACCGGGCAGCGCCCGCGCGGGCTCGAGCCCGTCGGTCAGGCCGGAGCCGATCTCGGCGACCCGCGACCGCCAGTCCTGGCCCAGCAGCACCTCCACGCTGGCCACCGACACTGCACAGGCCAGCGCATTGGCCATGAACGTAGGCCCGTGCATCAGTGCACCCGCTTCCCCGGCGCTGATCGTGGCCGCGATGTCGCGGGTGCACAGGGTCGCGGCCATGCTCAGGTATCCCCCGGTCAGCGCCTTGCCCACGCACATGATGTCCGGGCTCACCCCGGCGTGGTCGGCGGCGAACAGCTCGCCGGTGCGGCCGAAGCCGGTGGCGATCTCGTCGAACACCAACAACACCTCGTGCTGCCGGCACATCGCGCGCAGGTCGGACAGATAGCGGGGGTCGTGAAAGCGCATCCCGCCCGCGCCCTGCACCACTGGCTCGACGACCACGGCCGCCAGTTCGTGAGCGTGTTCGGCCAGTTGTTCCTCGAACGCAGCGGCGTAGGCCGGGTCATAGTCGGGGGGCACCTGCGGGGCGAACACCTGCCGGGCCAGGATGTCGGTCCACAGCGCGTGCATGCCGCCCTCGGGGTCGCAGACGCTCATCGGCGTGAACGTGTCGCCGTGGTAGCCGCCCCGCCAGGTCATCAGCCGGCGTTTGCCGGGCCGCGCGCGGCTACGCCAGTACTGCAGCGCCATCTTCACCGCGACCTCGAGCGACACCGACCCCGAGTCGCTGAAGAAGACCGTCTCCAGACCCGCCGGAGTGACCTCGACCAGCAGCTGGGCCAGCCGGGCCGCGGGCTCGTGGGTCAGGCCGCCGAACATCACGTGGTTCAGCACGCCGAGTTGGCTGGTCAGCGCCGCGTCCAGGACCGGGTGGCCGTGCCCGTGGATGGCGGTCCACCAGGAGCTCATCGCGTCGAGAGCCTCGATCGGCCGCCCATCGCGGATCAACGTCAGCCAGGCACCGCGGGCGCCGACGGCCACGACGGGCGGCACGGCTTCCCGGCCGATCGTGCTGTACGGGTGCCACAGGTGCGCGGCGTCGATCGCGCTGATTTCGCCGGGGGTCAACCGGGCTCTCGCCGCAGGCATAGAGATGCAGCGTAAAGCAGTCCGGTCGCGCAATCCCCGGCCATCGGGAAGCATGGGAGGACATGGCCGCGCCGCATCAGCCCGAAGACCCCGGTCCGGGCGACCCCGCCCCGTCCGCACCGGTGGACTACGACCAGGAAGCACCTCGGGTGCTGCGGCTGCGGCTGGCCGCCTGGGACGTCGTCAGCACCGTCGCGCTGCTGATCCTGCTCTTCGTCCTGGCCACGGAGACGCGATGGCCAGCAAGGCTTTTCGGCTTCCTCGCCCATGTGTGCGAGGGGGACGAGTGCGGGATGGTGCCCTTTGGCCTCGATTTCTACATCCGTCCGCTGGTGTGGGGCGGGATCGGCGCGGCCGTTGCCGCGGCCGTCGTCGGCCCGGTGGTTTCGCTGTTGAAGGGCTGGTACATGTCCTTCTGGCCGGTGCTCTCGCTCGCGCTGCTCATGGTCGCCTCGGTGGTCGGCTTCATGCTCACGACCTTCAGCGAACGCTATTGGCT is part of the Mycobacterium sp. HUMS_12744610 genome and encodes:
- a CDS encoding YbjN domain-containing protein, yielding MTSELLCANLIERYLNTCGLRFLRGDHDGEYFCAANTGSGRLHVRLEVSASFGDVLNISITPARAFPIADRPRLTRLADTWNRQNRGVTAILQGSPDPQRVGVSARRSEWIRDGITSEEFASIVDRTIAAAIDLFAECKPVVDAHSMSQPVLRNAG
- a CDS encoding PE family protein, with the translated sequence MSYVMASPDLIAAAAKDVAAIGSSVNAAHMAAAASTVGVAPAAADEVSAAVAQLFSGVGQEFHYLAGQAAAFHAQFVQHLTSGAGSYAAAEAAGAASLVPSSGSYVDIINGIVASISNQMTSAYNTLTAVVQKILGVIELIVLVPYEALVLSYLSLALGIGAIQLLLQYLGVSIPIPGA
- a CDS encoding adenosylmethionine--8-amino-7-oxononanoate transaminase; its protein translation is MPAARARLTPGEISAIDAAHLWHPYSTIGREAVPPVVAVGARGAWLTLIRDGRPIEALDAMSSWWTAIHGHGHPVLDAALTSQLGVLNHVMFGGLTHEPAARLAQLLVEVTPAGLETVFFSDSGSVSLEVAVKMALQYWRSRARPGKRRLMTWRGGYHGDTFTPMSVCDPEGGMHALWTDILARQVFAPQVPPDYDPAYAAAFEEQLAEHAHELAAVVVEPVVQGAGGMRFHDPRYLSDLRAMCRQHEVLLVFDEIATGFGRTGELFAADHAGVSPDIMCVGKALTGGYLSMAATLCTRDIAATISAGEAGALMHGPTFMANALACAVSVASVEVLLGQDWRSRVAEIGSGLTDGLEPARALPGVADVRVCGAIGVIECDRPVDLAVATPAAMDRGVWLRPFRNLIYAMPPYICTPDEIGRITSAMVEVARLVVNA
- a CDS encoding RND family transporter: MSPEQPRRPFVARTIRTLSPFIVLAWVALTLTVTFAVPPLERVGEEHSVPLAPQDAPSVRAMMEMGKAFKESDSDSFAMILLEGKQPLGDDAHTYYRELVRELRNDPRHVEHVQDMWGDRLTAAGVQSPDGKAAYVQLNLAGNQGTTLAQESVASVRKIMKQTPPPDGVEVHLTGPAALIPDMQRSGDASLLQMALIGAVIIFVVLLIVYRSVTTAVLVSIGVGIEVGSARGIIAFLADHNVVVLSTFAINLLVTLSMAAGTDYGIFFVGRYQEARQAGEDTESAYYTTYRGVTPVVLGSGLTIAGAMLCLSFTRMPIFQTIGVPCAVGMLVAVAIAITLVPAILAIGSRFGLCDPKRQIAQRRWRGVGTAIVRWPAPILAATLAVALIGLVTLPGYKTSYDDRAYLPQDLPANLGFAAANRHFSQSRMMPDILMIRTDHDMRNPADFLVLHKVAKAIFRVPGISRVQGITRPEGTPIEHTSIPFLINMQNAVMQQNVTFIRRSMDDLLKQADLMTRQIALMKRLYSLQERLTALAHHTIVLTKEVVEIVDETEIHFSDFEDFFRPIRSYFYWEKHCYDIPICYSLRSIFDSLDGLDELADKTHQILKDSEKIDELLPQILAQIPPMIAILEATRTVLLTNHSTTSGFLGEMDDASQNTTAMGQAFDDAHNDDSFYLPPDVFQNEDFKRAMTSFVSPDGKAARFIILHRGDPATPEGIARIDRIRSAAEEALKTTPLEGAKISLAGTAATYKDFRDGARYDLWIALVGALCLIFVIMLALTRSFVAALVIVGTVLLSLGASFGLSVLAWQYMLGIKLHWMVLPMSVIVLLAVGSDYNLLLVSRMKEEIAAGIHTGIIRAMGGTGKVVTNAGLVFAFTMASMVFSDLRIIGQVGTTIGLGLMFDTLVVRSFMTPSIAALLGRWFWWPQTVRPRPASFMLRSTGPRPLVRSLLLKEDLPANGEAATVEFPRLSV